A single window of Cytobacillus dafuensis DNA harbors:
- the phnC gene encoding phosphonate ABC transporter ATP-binding protein has translation MIEFNNVSKTYPNGVKGLNNINLKIEEGEFVVIVGLSGAGKSTLLRSINRLIEISDGEILIEGKSITKAKGSELRRIRRDIGMIFQSFNLVKRSSVLRNVLSGRVGYHSTLRTILGLFPKEDVNLAFDALERVNILEKAYSRATELSGGQQQRVSIARALAQEAKIILADEPVASLDPLTTKQVMNDLKRINQELGITTIVNLHFIDLAREYATRIIGLRAGEVVFDGPVSEATDEKFSEIYGRPIMKDELLEVEV, from the coding sequence GTGATTGAATTTAACAATGTTTCCAAAACCTATCCAAATGGAGTAAAAGGTTTGAATAATATTAATCTAAAAATTGAAGAGGGGGAGTTTGTCGTTATCGTCGGGTTGTCCGGTGCAGGAAAATCAACGCTTTTACGTTCAATCAATCGTTTGATTGAAATCTCTGATGGTGAGATTTTGATTGAGGGTAAATCAATTACAAAGGCGAAAGGCAGCGAACTAAGAAGGATTCGTCGAGATATCGGGATGATTTTTCAAAGCTTTAATTTAGTAAAGCGTTCTTCTGTTCTAAGAAATGTTCTATCCGGCCGTGTCGGCTATCACTCTACGTTGCGCACGATTCTAGGGCTTTTTCCGAAAGAAGATGTGAACTTAGCCTTTGATGCTTTAGAAAGAGTTAATATTCTTGAAAAGGCGTACTCTCGTGCAACAGAGCTTTCAGGCGGACAACAGCAGCGAGTCTCGATTGCACGCGCTTTAGCACAAGAAGCAAAAATCATTTTGGCCGATGAACCTGTTGCCTCGCTAGACCCGTTAACCACGAAGCAAGTAATGAATGACCTCAAGAGAATTAATCAGGAATTAGGGATAACAACGATTGTTAATCTTCATTTTATTGATTTAGCTAGAGAATATGCGACAAGAATTATCGGGCTGCGAGCGGGTGAGGTTGTTTTTGATGGACCTGTTTCAGAAGCGACGGATGAGAAATTCTCTGAAATTTATGGACGCCCGATTATGAAGGATGAGCTGCTAGAGGTAGAAGTATGA
- a CDS encoding phosphate/phosphite/phosphonate ABC transporter substrate-binding protein, translating to MFKKIATIGLSLALTTSILGACGSNKASGGDYVPESLTVQFVPSQNADTLEAKAKPLEGLLKEELGIPVTVSVSTNYNTIVEAMASKQVDVGFLPPTAYVQAHEKGAANVILQAQRFGVNDETGAPNDQLVDFYKSMFIVKSDSDIKSIKDLKGKKIAFQDVTSSAGYVWPAAALMDEKIDPLTDVEGITVKGHDQAVIALLNGDVDAAVTFQDARNIVKGDYPSVFEDTRVLHFTEPIPNDTISIRSDMSEEWAKKIQDAFISIGKDEKGHEIIKDIYSHEGYTPSEDKMFDIVRDYAEKVKTE from the coding sequence ATGTTTAAAAAAATAGCGACTATCGGACTTTCTCTAGCTTTGACGACTAGCATTTTGGGTGCATGTGGCTCGAACAAAGCTTCAGGCGGAGATTATGTACCAGAAAGCTTAACCGTTCAATTCGTACCATCACAAAACGCTGACACTTTAGAAGCGAAGGCAAAGCCTTTAGAAGGTTTACTTAAAGAAGAGCTTGGTATACCTGTGACTGTTAGTGTGTCAACAAACTACAACACCATTGTTGAAGCAATGGCTTCTAAACAGGTTGATGTTGGCTTCTTGCCTCCAACAGCATACGTACAGGCTCATGAAAAAGGCGCAGCGAACGTCATTCTTCAAGCACAACGATTTGGAGTTAACGATGAAACAGGTGCTCCAAATGATCAATTAGTTGATTTCTACAAATCTATGTTCATTGTCAAATCAGATTCAGATATTAAAAGCATTAAAGATTTAAAAGGGAAGAAAATTGCTTTCCAGGATGTGACATCATCAGCAGGCTATGTATGGCCGGCAGCTGCTTTAATGGATGAAAAAATTGACCCACTTACAGATGTTGAGGGAATCACAGTAAAAGGACACGACCAAGCAGTTATTGCCCTATTAAACGGTGATGTGGATGCTGCCGTCACTTTCCAAGATGCACGGAATATTGTTAAAGGAGACTATCCTTCCGTGTTTGAAGATACAAGAGTTCTTCATTTTACTGAACCTATTCCAAACGATACAATTTCAATCCGCTCTGATATGAGCGAGGAATGGGCGAAAAAGATTCAAGATGCATTTATATCCATCGGAAAAGATGAAAAAGGACACGAGATCATTAAAGATATTTACTCTCACGAAGGGTATACACCTTCAGAAGATAAGATGTTCGATATCGTTCGTGATTATGCGGAAAAAGTAAAAACAGAGTAA
- a CDS encoding bifunctional metallophosphatase/5'-nucleotidase, translating to MKPEQCELIILETSDLHGHVFPINYRDNEEVNGGVAKIASMIKREREKYKYSLLIDNGDVIQGTPFTYYYAKFLREKSNPLVYLLNELQYDCAVIGNHEFNYGMEVLQAAVNESQFPWLSANILHKETKDCAFGSPYFIKEFDNGLRVVVLGITTHYIPNWENPNHIVGLTFEDSLATAKKWVKFIQANEKYDLLIVSYHGGFERNLSTGEPEEDLTGENQAYEMCQELEGVDILLTGHQHRMIADAVNGVTVVQPGFNGQALGKVEVQFEKIDGKWAVRNRAAELLKVNDLVIADNRILKKVVVYEKATQVWLDQPIGSIVGDMTIHDAREVRLGDHPLIEFINYVQMDASGAEISNTALFDDHSVGFREQVTMRDIVSNYIYPNTLKVIRITGQDMKDALEKCASYFMLNENGDIQVNPTFMEPKPQHYNYDMWEGIEYELDIRRPIGERVVKLNRQGTLIQIDHEYEVVMNSYRAGGGGNYNMYRNKPVVKEIQIDMTELIANYILQRKTIYATCDHNWKVIW from the coding sequence GTGAAGCCTGAACAATGTGAGCTAATAATTTTGGAAACAAGTGATCTTCACGGGCATGTTTTTCCGATAAATTATCGTGATAATGAAGAAGTAAATGGTGGGGTGGCGAAAATTGCTTCAATGATAAAGAGGGAGAGGGAAAAATATAAATACTCCTTATTAATTGATAACGGCGATGTCATCCAAGGGACCCCTTTCACATATTATTATGCAAAATTCCTTCGAGAAAAAAGCAATCCTCTTGTGTATCTTTTAAATGAACTTCAATATGATTGTGCTGTGATTGGGAATCATGAATTTAATTATGGAATGGAAGTTTTACAAGCGGCAGTGAATGAGTCACAATTTCCTTGGTTATCGGCCAATATTTTACATAAAGAAACAAAGGATTGCGCATTTGGTTCTCCTTATTTTATTAAGGAATTCGACAATGGGCTACGGGTTGTTGTTTTAGGCATCACCACTCATTATATTCCGAATTGGGAAAATCCCAATCATATTGTTGGGCTAACCTTTGAGGATTCATTAGCAACTGCGAAAAAATGGGTTAAGTTTATTCAAGCAAATGAAAAATATGATCTTTTGATTGTTTCTTATCATGGTGGATTTGAACGGAATTTATCTACCGGAGAACCAGAAGAGGATTTAACTGGCGAAAATCAGGCATATGAAATGTGCCAGGAATTAGAGGGCGTGGATATTTTGCTAACAGGTCATCAGCACCGTATGATTGCTGATGCTGTGAATGGTGTGACGGTTGTTCAACCTGGGTTTAATGGGCAGGCATTAGGGAAAGTTGAGGTTCAATTTGAAAAGATTGACGGGAAATGGGCTGTTCGGAACCGGGCTGCGGAGCTTTTGAAGGTAAATGATTTAGTTATAGCAGACAATCGTATTTTAAAGAAGGTAGTAGTGTATGAAAAAGCTACACAAGTATGGCTTGATCAGCCAATTGGCTCCATTGTGGGAGATATGACGATTCACGATGCTAGAGAAGTTAGATTAGGGGATCATCCACTCATTGAATTTATTAATTATGTGCAGATGGATGCATCAGGAGCTGAGATTTCTAATACAGCATTATTTGATGACCATTCAGTTGGCTTTCGGGAACAGGTAACAATGAGAGACATCGTATCCAATTATATTTATCCGAATACGTTAAAGGTGATTCGGATAACAGGCCAGGATATGAAGGATGCCCTCGAGAAATGCGCATCGTATTTCATGCTGAACGAAAATGGCGACATTCAAGTTAATCCTACTTTCATGGAGCCTAAGCCGCAGCATTATAACTATGATATGTGGGAAGGGATCGAATATGAATTGGATATAAGAAGGCCGATAGGTGAACGGGTTGTAAAATTAAATAGGCAGGGAACATTGATTCAAATAGACCACGAGTATGAGGTTGTCATGAACAGCTACCGTGCTGGAGGTGGGGGCAATTATAATATGTACAGAAATAAGCCTGTTGTGAAAGAAATCCAAATCGACATGACAGAACTCATTGCCAATTACATTTTACAAAGGAAGACCATTTATGCGACCTGCGATCATAATTGGAAGGTTATTTGGTAG
- a CDS encoding GNAT family N-acetyltransferase — translation MLIRKAGITDAEGIATVHVDCWRTTYKDIISEEFLRNLSYDQRTKLWTNNISREDSSVFVAEDEKGKIIGFTSGSGVKPREYQEFDGDVTSIYILEKCQGQGIGRELLSRLFEEFRSLGFRSSIVKVLEENNSRRFYEAMGARLVESTMVKIADDQLTLLVYGWEDIRI, via the coding sequence ATGCTTATAAGGAAAGCGGGGATTACTGATGCTGAAGGTATAGCAACGGTACATGTGGATTGTTGGAGAACTACATATAAAGACATTATCTCAGAAGAATTTCTAAGGAATCTTTCTTATGATCAAAGAACTAAGCTATGGACAAATAATATCTCTAGAGAGGATAGTTCTGTATTTGTTGCTGAGGATGAAAAGGGGAAGATTATTGGCTTTACGAGCGGAAGTGGAGTAAAACCGAGAGAATACCAGGAATTTGATGGTGACGTAACGAGTATATATATTTTAGAAAAGTGTCAAGGACAAGGAATTGGAAGGGAGTTATTAAGCAGACTCTTTGAGGAATTTAGAAGCTTAGGATTCCGATCTTCTATTGTAAAAGTGTTAGAGGAAAATAACTCTCGTCGTTTCTATGAAGCAATGGGAGCTCGATTAGTCGAAAGCACGATGGTGAAAATTGCTGATGATCAATTGACATTGTTAGTCTATGGCTGGGAAGATATCAGGATATAA
- a CDS encoding VanZ family protein, producing MKKRHIWLAAALLYCAAIFVTTASPSSTGGNTLMLLKDFFHLSESQAEVANLVFRKLVHLSAFGVLALLFYNCFEKRRFLYAWLCTTIYAATDEIHQAFIPDRTGTIIDVGIDSIGALLALLILKILLSWNSRIRYRKM from the coding sequence ATGAAAAAACGACATATTTGGCTCGCGGCAGCTCTGTTGTATTGTGCCGCTATATTTGTCACAACGGCCTCTCCTTCATCAACAGGCGGAAACACGTTAATGCTGCTTAAAGATTTTTTTCATTTATCGGAAAGTCAGGCTGAGGTAGCTAATTTAGTATTTCGGAAGCTTGTGCATTTGTCAGCCTTTGGTGTGTTGGCCCTTTTGTTTTACAATTGCTTTGAAAAACGACGTTTTTTATATGCTTGGCTCTGCACGACTATTTATGCAGCGACAGATGAAATCCATCAAGCATTTATTCCGGACCGAACAGGAACCATTATCGATGTTGGGATCGATTCAATAGGGGCACTTCTTGCATTATTGATATTAAAAATACTGCTTTCATGGAATTCAAGAATTAGATATAGAAAAATGTAA
- a CDS encoding putative ABC transporter permease, which produces MVSAFDLYGFAAIVFYFFVYSFFGWVLENSYSLATTKKFFKEGFFRGPFKPMYGFAPVLLVLLIRPSTHWTIILLLCLIIPTTVEYASGFLLYTFFHRRWWDYSKIPMQLQGHICLSFSVCWVLLSVICVKWIHPLLASGYEFIDSYWIWLSPIVMLYFFAELFFAVKRHSPQRSSVTKEPNTSQ; this is translated from the coding sequence ATGGTAAGTGCTTTTGATTTATATGGTTTTGCAGCTATTGTCTTTTATTTTTTTGTTTATTCATTTTTTGGCTGGGTCTTAGAAAACAGCTATAGCCTAGCTACAACGAAGAAATTTTTTAAAGAGGGCTTTTTTCGCGGGCCATTTAAACCGATGTATGGGTTTGCACCTGTCCTACTCGTTTTGCTTATTAGACCAAGTACTCATTGGACAATCATTCTCCTCCTCTGTCTGATCATCCCGACAACTGTGGAATATGCGAGCGGCTTTTTGCTGTATACCTTTTTCCATCGCCGCTGGTGGGACTATTCAAAAATTCCTATGCAGCTCCAAGGGCATATTTGCTTATCATTTTCAGTCTGTTGGGTTCTTCTATCAGTCATTTGTGTAAAATGGATTCATCCATTATTAGCTAGTGGATATGAATTCATTGATTCTTATTGGATTTGGCTCAGTCCCATCGTCATGCTGTACTTCTTCGCTGAGTTGTTTTTTGCCGTTAAAAGACATTCGCCACAGCGTTCTTCGGTAACAAAAGAGCCAAATACTAGTCAGTAG
- a CDS encoding YitT family protein produces the protein MKKRIVDIVFIALGSLIFALGVNLFIIPNELGEGGVTGITIIAYYLFEWSPGLVNLVLNSLLLIVGYRFLSKTTTIYTIIAVVLHSLFLHLTKGWSIPSDEIVVNAIFGGLFVGIGIGLIIRVGGTTAGTTILARITHKYLGWSISYGLLFFDLIVAFSSYFIIGAEKLMLTIMMLYIGTKVMEFIIEGLNPKKAVTIISDVPDEIAQQVNDKMNRGVTVFAGSGYYTKMQKDILYIVISKQEVVKLKKIVNDADKSAFVAIHDVRDVFGEGFGRI, from the coding sequence ATGAAAAAAAGGATAGTAGATATTGTTTTTATAGCGTTAGGCTCATTGATTTTTGCACTAGGAGTTAATCTATTTATTATTCCAAACGAGCTCGGAGAAGGCGGAGTGACTGGGATCACCATTATTGCGTATTATCTATTTGAATGGTCTCCAGGTTTAGTGAACTTAGTACTTAATTCACTTCTGTTGATTGTTGGCTATAGATTTTTAAGTAAAACGACAACGATTTATACGATTATTGCTGTTGTACTTCATTCTCTATTCTTGCATTTAACGAAGGGCTGGAGCATTCCATCAGATGAAATAGTCGTGAATGCGATCTTCGGCGGCCTCTTCGTAGGTATAGGAATAGGCTTAATCATTCGTGTTGGCGGAACAACTGCCGGTACGACGATCTTAGCAAGAATCACACATAAATATCTCGGCTGGAGTATAAGCTATGGTTTGTTATTTTTTGATCTAATTGTCGCATTTTCTTCGTATTTTATTATCGGTGCTGAAAAGCTGATGCTTACGATTATGATGCTTTATATTGGTACGAAGGTCATGGAGTTCATTATTGAAGGGTTAAATCCTAAAAAGGCTGTAACGATCATATCTGATGTGCCGGACGAAATTGCACAGCAAGTGAATGATAAGATGAACAGAGGTGTGACCGTTTTTGCCGGCAGCGGCTACTATACAAAAATGCAAAAAGATATTTTATATATTGTGATAAGCAAACAAGAAGTCGTTAAGCTGAAGAAAATTGTTAACGATGCAGACAAGAGCGCATTTGTTGCTATACATGATGTTCGAGATGTTTTTGGAGAAGGCTTTGGAAGAATATAA
- a CDS encoding Hsp20/alpha crystallin family protein, translating into MDIEKMRKWLEITNEYRNSDFWSSVLKQKHPDEFFKEKMPNPIFDMYQNENYNFIIFEIPGVNQEDLSLNLISNTHLKISGKINPVLPLEMEMKRERVYGEFERVIELPEATQAHLMHIQVNNGLLHISYPRKVESISFP; encoded by the coding sequence ATGGACATAGAAAAGATGAGAAAATGGCTAGAGATTACGAATGAATATAGAAATAGTGATTTTTGGTCTAGTGTACTCAAGCAAAAACATCCTGATGAATTTTTTAAAGAAAAGATGCCTAATCCCATATTTGATATGTACCAAAATGAAAACTATAACTTTATTATTTTTGAAATACCGGGAGTGAATCAAGAGGATCTTTCACTCAACTTAATCTCGAATACACATTTAAAAATTAGTGGCAAAATAAATCCTGTATTACCACTAGAAATGGAAATGAAAAGAGAGAGAGTATACGGTGAATTTGAACGAGTCATTGAACTGCCAGAAGCAACACAGGCTCATTTAATGCATATACAAGTTAATAATGGGTTACTTCATATTTCATACCCTCGAAAAGTGGAGTCGATTAGTTTTCCATAA
- a CDS encoding spore germination protein encodes MPSVINILNLKVNGTTQNGNIDIGPTVHNSHTANSKFFGSNNSFGDFSPTCSFLNTGTIDPDVSDQDQIANPSFPISNLL; translated from the coding sequence ATGCCCAGTGTAATAAATATCTTAAATTTAAAGGTGAATGGAACTACTCAAAACGGAAATATTGATATAGGTCCTACTGTTCATAACAGTCATACTGCTAATAGTAAATTTTTCGGTTCAAACAATTCGTTCGGTGATTTTTCACCAACATGTTCATTTTTAAACACAGGAACTATAGATCCAGATGTTAGTGATCAGGATCAAATAGCTAACCCTTCTTTTCCTATCTCTAATCTATTATAA
- a CDS encoding spore germination protein, which translates to MPSIVINLYYIKVNSISGNGSITIGEATHNSHTASSKSQGINSSYGDTSPTEAMMENIFIDPDVNDQSAIGNADTANVNMPGQPLPPI; encoded by the coding sequence CTTCGATTGTAATCAATTTATATTATATAAAAGTCAACAGTATTTCGGGTAATGGGTCTATTACGATAGGAGAAGCAACTCATAATAGTCACACGGCCAGTAGCAAATCACAAGGAATTAATTCTTCATATGGTGATACTTCACCGACTGAAGCAATGATGGAAAATATATTTATTGATCCTGATGTGAACGACCAATCTGCAATTGGAAATGCTGATACTGCGAATGTAAATATGCCGGGGCAACCACTGCCACCAATTTAA